TTCTCGTGGCCCATCCAGTACAGCAGCGTCCGCTTCAGGGGGAGGCCGCGGTGGAGGGCGGCGCCGTGTTCGCGGTAACTGGGGAACAGCCAGTCCTCCTCGTCGAGGGCGAACGCGCTGCCGATCTGAGCGCCCTCCTGTCCGGACAGCGGGGGGTACGTCCCCATCCGGCCCTGCCGCTGGAGGCTGACGGCCCGCGTGTCGAAGTGGCGCGCGAGGTACATCTCGCGGTACATCGTCACCAACTCGTCGTCGCTCAGGTCGGGCACCTCGCCGACCGGTTCGCCGCCCTCGTCGAGGACGCGGAGCATGTCCTGCGGGTCTCGCTGTAGTACGCTCATGGGTGAACCCACCTGCTCATGTTCGGGTCTCACCCGCCCGGCGTAAAGTGTTTTCGTAAATAGTTTACTATGCCAAGAAATACTGCCGGCCACACGAAAAGCGTCCATCCTCTCCGGGTGAGAAATCGAATCCTTCTATTTCCGACTCGGTCAACGCTCGATTCATCTCCGCTCTCGGGCTGACGCCGCACGATAATGGACGAATGTGTAAAATTATACGCCGATTCCCGGTTCGAGGGGGTCCCGCCTCGCCGCGGTCGTGCGATACGGTATCAGTCGCCGGCCGCGGTGCGGGCCTCGCGGCGCGCCTGGTCGACGCTCTTGCCGTCCCGGAGGACGGCGTCGACGAACAGTTCGCCCGCCTTGTACGACGAACGGACCATCGGCCCGGAGGCGCAGTAGAGGAAGTTCAACTCCTCCTCGGCGACGCGGCGCCACGTCTCGAACGCGTCGGGGTGGACGTACTCGAACACGTCGAGGTGCGTTCTGGAGGGTTGGAGGTACTGGCCGAGGGTCACCACGTCGACGTCCGCCTCGCGGAGGTCCGACAGCGTCCGGTATATCTCGTGGTCGTACTCGCCGAGGCCGAGCATCACGCTCGTCTTCGTGTAGATGTCCGACTCGCGCTTCACCTGTTCGAGCACCGAGAGGGTCTGCTCGTAGTTCGCTCGCCTGTCGCGAACGGGCCACTGGAGGCGTTCGACCGTCTCGATGTTGTGCGCGATGACGTCCGGTTCGGCGTCGATTATCTTCCGGACGGCGTCCTCGTCGCCCTGGAAGTCCGGGATGAGCACCTCGACGAGGATGGAGGCGTCGCGGCGCTTTATCTCCCGGATGGTCTCGGCGAAGTGCGCGGCGCCCTGGTCCGGCAGGTCGTCCCTGTCGACGGAGGTGAGGACGACGTAGTCGAGGCCTATCTCCGCGACCGCAGAGGCGACGTTCGCGGGTTCCTCGGGGTCCAACGGCTCCATACCGCCCGTCTGTACGTCGCAGAAGTTACAGCCGCGGGAGCAGCGGTCGCCCATCAGCATGAACGTCGCCGTGCCGGGGCCGTCGGCACCGCTCCAGCACTCGCCCATGTTCGGGCAGTTGGCCTCCTCGCAGACGGTGTGTAAATCCCTGTCTCTGAGCGTCTGCTTGATGTCCGTGAAGCGTCGCCCCGACGGCGGACGCATCTTCAGCCAGTCGGGTTTGCGCCTGCCGCTCATACGAGAACGTTCGGCGCGGAGGTGAAAAGCGTGAGGATTAGACCGACGGATCGACCCGGTCGGGCCCGGTTTCTCGACCCGCCTCAGTCGTCCGCGGCGTCCGGTCGGTCGTCCGAGGGCGACGGGGACGGGGAGGAGGCGCCCGTCGGCCCCGCTTGCCGTGCCTGCGTCGCCTCCAGCGGCGCCGCCAGTCGGTCGACGCCCGTCCGCCGGAACCACTCCAGCAGGGCGGCCGTCTCCGCGGGGTCGCTGACGAACTCCGTTGCCGCCGTCGGTCGGTCGTCGGGGTCGCCGACGCGGACGCCGACGCCGTCGCGTTCGACGGCGCGGAACCCCGCCTCGTCGGTCCGCGCGTCCCCGACGAACACGGGGAGACACGACGCGTGGTCGCGCAGCAGCGAGGAGACGATGCTGCCCTTGTCCCAGTCGATGGCGGGGCGCACCTCGACTATCTCCTCGTCGCCGCTGACGGTGAGCGTCTCGCCGCCGAACTCGCCGACGAGGCGCGCGACGGTCCGACGCGCCCGTTCGGCGTGGGCGTCCGCCGCGCGGCGGTGGTGCACCGTCAGGGTCTGGCCCTTGTCCTCGACGTGGACCCCCCTGACCGTCTCGAACCGCTCGCGGAGTTCCGCGCTCAGCCGTCCGATGTCGGACTTCCGCTCCTTGGCGACGGGGTGTACCTTCGTCGTTCCCTCGGTGCGGAGTTCGAGCCCGTGGTTCCCGGCGTAGGTGATGCCCGTGAGGTCCACGCGCGAGCGGACGTCGGAGAGTTCGCGCCCGCTGACCACCGCGACGGTGACGTCGGGGTGGCTCTGCAGCGCCTCCAGCGCGGTGCGGTTCTCCGGGAGTATCGTCGCCGTCTGCGGGTCGTCGACGACGGGCGAGAGGGTCCCGTCGAAGTCGACGCAGAGGAGCAGTTCCTCGCGCTCTCGAAGCTTCGCGTCCAGCGCCTCGACCGTCGAGGTGAACGCCGCGCTCCGCGCCTCAGACATCGTGTCCTCCCGCGAGGAGCGTCTCCGTGGCGGTCAGTCCCGCCGACTCCAGCAGGTCCGCCACCCACGCGTCCAGGTCGTCCTCGCGGACGTGGTCGCGCAGGGCCCGCATCCGGCGGCGGCGTTCCCCCGCCGGCATCGTCAGGGCGTCGTGGATGGACTCGGCGAAGCCGTCCGGAGAGTAGGGGTTGATGGGGATGGCTTCGGTCATCTGCTCGTGCGCGCCCGCGAACTCGCTCAAGAGGAGGACGCCGTCCTCTTCGACCTGCGCGGCGGCGTACTCCTTGGCGACGAGGTTCATCCCGTCGCGGAGCGGACTCACAAGCGCCACGTCGCTGTGGCGGTAGAGGCCGAACAGTTCGCGCTGGGAGAGGTAGTCGTCGACGTGGACGATGGGCGTCCACTCGTCGGTGCCGAACCGCTCGTTGACCCGCTGGACGGCCTCGCAGACGTCCTCGGCTATCTCCTGGTAGGCGGGAATCTGCGAGCGACTGTGGCTCGACTTCTGGACGAACGTCAGTTCGCCGCGCCACTCGGGGTGGGTCTCCCAGAACGTCTCCAGGGCGTCGATGCGGTGGGGGATACCCTTCGTGTAGTCGATGCGGTCGACGCCGACGGCGACGCGCGTGTCGGGGTCGATGCCGTATCGCTCGGCCAGGTCCGCCCAATCGTCGCGGCCGAAGCCGTCGGCGATGGACTCGATGCGCTCGGCGTCGACGCCCATCGGGAACGCGCCGACGCGGACCTCGCGCCCGTCGATGCGGACGACGCCGGCCTCGCGGTCGACGTCCGTCCGGTCGAGTTGGGCCGCGCACTCGAGGAAGTTGTCCCGGTAGCGCTCGACGTGGAAGCCGACCACGTCGTTGGCCAGGAGACCCTCGATGAGTTCCTCGGGGTTCGGGACGACGCGGAAGGTGTCCCACGCCGGCCACGGGATGTGCCAGAACTGCACCATGTTCGCGCCGGTCGGGAGCCGTTCCCGGATGGTCTTCGGCGCGAGACAGAAGTGGTAGTCCTGTATCCAGACCGTCGAGTCCTCGGTCGCGCGCTCGGCCGCCGCGCGACCGAACGACTCGTTGACCGACTTGTACGTGTCCCAGTACGCCGGCTCCATCTCGATGCGGTCGACGAGGTCGTGACATAGCGGCCACAGGACCCGGTTGCTGTAGCCGTAGTAGTAGCCCGACACCTCGTCGTCGGTCAGCCACACCCGGCGCAGGGTGTATCGCTCGTCGCCGGGCGGGACGGCCACGCAGTCCTCGTCGTCGGTGACGACGGCGTCGGCGTCGCCGTCGCCCCAGGCGACCCAGTCGCCGCGCGTCTTCTGCACCACGGGGTCGAGTCCGGCGGTCAGACCGCCGACGGGTTCCTCGACGTCGATGCTGCCGTCGTCCTCGTAGTGGTGCTGATACGGTTCCCGGTTGGAGACGACGACGAGGTGGCGACTCTCCGCCGTCTCGTCGGCGTCCGCTCGTCCGTTCGGCTCTATTCTGTCGCCCGTCTCCAGACGAATATCGTCCGCACTCTCGGCCGGTGGGGTCTTTGCCATGAACTGTGGTTACTTCCGAATTCGCTCGCGGGGACCGCCTCGGTGCACGCCCTCCGGTCCGCCGCGGGTGTTCCGCGTGCTCGGACCGGGGTCGCGCGGTTCCGTCGCGTCGTTCTCGCTTGGTACCCAATGCGTGCTACTCTGCGGGGCCGTGTCCGCCGCGACGGTCCGTCCGAGGCCGACGACGTCGAGGGCGGCCTCGCTCTCGTTCGCGGCGGTGTTGATGCGCTCCATCCAGGTGAACAGCGCGTCGAGGGCTTCGGACTCGGTCGTCACGTGCCCCACGACCCGCTGTGACTCGGCCTCGTTGCACCGCTGCCGACACTGTAGCTGCCACCGACCTTCGTACTCGCGGTGAGGGCCGTCTGCCTCCACCGCCTCGACCGTGACGTCCCGCTCGCGGTGTCTGAAACCGATGCAGTCCCGCGAGGACACCACGTGCCAATGATAGGGGAGCTGCCCCCTGTCGAGTCGGTTGTAGGGGTCCATCGTCGTGAAATAAAGTACTCCCTCTCCACCGTACTTGATTGTGGTTGTATATTCTTGTATTTTATAACCCCTCTACCGTAAATTTATGCGATAACCGCGAGAATACGGATCACACGACTGTAAACCAAAAACTACACTCTTCCGAGTAGCACTATCATCTGTTGGTCACTGGCCGACGGTTTCATATCCGTCGCGGGCACCCTCTCTCGTGATGAGTACCATCGCGTCAGTCGAACTGGACGTGGACGAGTTCGCGCTCGGCCGGTCGCTGCCGACGCTCGAGAACGGCGAATTGGAGGTCATCCGGGTGGCCGCGACGAACCGTGACACTCTCGTCCCGTACGTCCGCGTCTCGGCGGACGACTTCGACTCGTTCGGCGAGGCGTTGGACGAGGACCCGACGGTACAGGAGTGGCGACTCGTCGACGACCTCGGCGACGAACGCCTGTACCGGATGGAGTGGGTCGAGGACATCCTCGTCGTCGTCCACCTGCTGTTGGACGAGGAGGGCGTCGTCCTGGAGATGAACGGCTATCAGGACGGCTGGCGCCTCCGCGTCCTCCTGCCGGACCGCGAGTCGCTCACCGAGACGGCCCAGTTCTGCGAGGGGCGGAACCTCACGTTCGTCATCAAGCACATCTACGAGGTGACAGGCTCCGTCGGACGGGGCCAGTACGGCCTCTCGAAGGACCAGTACGAAGTGCTCACGACGGCCATGGACCAGGGCTACTTCGACGTGCCGCGCAGCGCCACGATGAGCGACCTGGCGGCCACGCTCGGCATCTCCCAGCAGGCCGTCTCCGAGCGACTCCGCCGCGGACACAAGAACCTCCTCGAGAGCACCCTCGAACTGGGCGAGAGCTCCTTCGGCGAACCGACGAAACAACATCTGGAGTGAGTCGGCGCCGGTTCCGGTCCCCGGACCGCCCTCCGCACTCCCCGCCGCCTTCTTCCGTCACGATTCCGCCCGAACCGTCACGACAGTTCCGCATCGAGCATCGAAGACCGTGACGTATATATCAGATAAGCGGAAAACTCAAGTTCGAGTAAACCATAACAACGGTGTGAACTGGAAACACCGCCGCGACCGCACGACCGCAGAAGCGAAGAAAGAAGAACCCAAGAGCGGCACGAACTGGTCGTTCATCGCCGCCGCTCTGGGCGCTGCGTAAGGGAGCGTGCGCGCCTCGCGCGCCGTTCGACTCTTCTCCGATGCTTTCTCCCGTAGTCGAGACTGCGACGTCGAGTGCGGTGGTCAGGACGAGACCCGCCGTTCGAGCGCTAACCTGACGCCGAATCCGACGAGAACGCTTCCGCTCGCCGCGCGAAGAACCGTCCGCACGAGTTCGCGTTCCGTGATGACGCGTCGGGCCCGCGCCGAGAAGACCGCCAAGAGCGCTTGATAGCAGAACCCGAGCGTCGCGAACAACGCGCCGAAGACGAACAACTGGAGGGTAGTCGAACCGCCGGGTCGGACGAGCTGCGGAAGAAAGGCGAGGAAGAATATCGCTACTTTCGGGTTCAACACGTTGATCAGGAGCGCGTTTTTGAACGATTCGTTCGGCGTGTAACCCGTACCGTCCGGCGTAATCTCGAACTCTTCGGACCGTCTAAGCGTCTGTACGCCGAGATACACCAAGTACGCTGCACCGACTAGCTTGACGGCGGTGTACGCGGCGGCCGACGTCCGAAGGACGGCCGAGAGGCCGAGAACGGCGGCCGTCGTGTGGACGATGCTTCCGGCGGAGGACCCCAGCGCGGCGGTGACGCCGACCGTCCGCCCGTCGCTGACGCTTCGAGTGAGCGTGTAGACGCTATCGGGCCCCGGCGAGACGATGAGTACGAGGGCCGCCGGGACGAACGCGAGGATGATGCTATCTTCTAACACGGCCGACTCTCTCCGAGATTCGATATAACTCTGACGAGGCGTCTCACGCTCCGCCGAGACGCGGCGGACACCGGTTCTCCGGTCGCACCCCGTCGCCTCCGACCACCGGCGTCCGTCCGCGCGCCCTCGTGGAGAAACGCCTTTTAGTCCGTGGAACCCGGTGTCGCGTATGACTCTCGCTGTCTCGTCCCTGCGGAGGCACCTCCCGTGAAAGTCGCGTCCGTCGTCCCCGAGTTCGCCGACGCCTTCGGGTTCGACGAGTTCAACCGGATGCAACGGGAGGCGGCACCCGCCATCCTCGAACGCGACGACAACGTCGTCGCCGCCGCGCCGACGGCCAGCGGAAAGACGGCCCTCGCGGAACTGGCCATCTGCCGCACCCTCAAGAACGGCGGCACCGCCCTCTTCGTCGCCCCCCTCCGCGCGCTCACGAACGAGAAGGAGGCCGAGTGGGAGCGCTTCGAGTCGCTCGGCTACTCCGTCTACGTCGTCACCGGCGAACGCGACCTGAACCCCCGCCGCGCCGAACGCGCGGACATCCTCGTGATGACGCCCGAGAAGACCGATTCTGCGACCCGAAAGCACGACTCCGCGCGCTACTCCTTTATCACCGACGTCGACTGCGTCGTCATCGACGAGGTGCACCTCCTCGACTCGGACACCCGCGGCGGCGTCCTCGAAGTCACCGTCTCGCGCCTCCGGCGAATCTGCGACCCGCGCATCGTCGCCCTCTCCGCGACGATGCCGAACATCGAGGACGTGGCGAACTGGCTGGACGCCCCCCCGGAGACGACGTTCGAGTTCGGCGACGACTACCGCCCGGTGGACCTCCACGCCGGCGTGAAGACGTACTCGCACGGCGACAACGCCTTCGCGGACAAGTACCGGCGACTCTACCGCGCCCTCGACCTCGCGGAGGAGCACATCCGCGACGGCGGGCAGGCCCTCGTGTTCGTCTCCTCCCGACAAGACACCGTCCGCGCCGCCGGGAAGACCCGCGACGAACTCGGCAAGCGCGACATCCCGATGGGCGCGCGCGGCGACTACGACTTCCACAACGAGGCGAAGGAACTGAGCAACGACTCCCTCCGGAAGGCCGCCCCCGACGGCGTCGGCTTCCACCACGCCGGACTGGCGAAGGACGACCGCGACAAGGTCGAAGAGTGGTTCAAGGAGGGGAAGATTCAGCTCCTCTTCTCCACGTCGACGCTGGCGTGGGGGGTCAACCTCCCCGCTCGCTGCGTCGTCATCCGCGACACGAAGTACCACGACCCCCTCGAAGGCGAAGTCGACATCTCGCCGCTCGACATCCTCCAGATGCTCGGGCGCGCGGGCCGTCCCGGCTACGACGACGTGGGGTACGGCTGGGTCGTCTGCGACCGTTCGGACGCCGACAAGTATCGCAAACTCCTCCGCGAGGGCAAGGAAATAGAGTCTCGACTCGCCGAGGACCTCGATTCGCACCTCAACGCCGAGATAGCGATGGGCACCATCGGCGACTTGGAGGACGTGATGTCGTGGCTGGAGACGACGTTCTTCTACCAGCGCGCCCGCTCGAAACCCGACGCGTACGACTTCGACGGCCTGCGCGACCGCGTGCGCGAAACGCTCGAATCGCTCGTCGCCCGCGGGTTCGTCGAGATGGGGTCGGACCTCTCCATCG
This is a stretch of genomic DNA from Halogeometricum sp. S3BR5-2. It encodes these proteins:
- the lipA gene encoding lipoyl synthase encodes the protein MRRSNPHAFHLRAERSRMSGRRKPDWLKMRPPSGRRFTDIKQTLRDRDLHTVCEEANCPNMGECWSGADGPGTATFMLMGDRCSRGCNFCDVQTGGMEPLDPEEPANVASAVAEIGLDYVVLTSVDRDDLPDQGAAHFAETIREIKRRDASILVEVLIPDFQGDEDAVRKIIDAEPDVIAHNIETVERLQWPVRDRRANYEQTLSVLEQVKRESDIYTKTSVMLGLGEYDHEIYRTLSDLREADVDVVTLGQYLQPSRTHLDVFEYVHPDAFETWRRVAEEELNFLYCASGPMVRSSYKAGELFVDAVLRDGKSVDQARREARTAAGD
- the otsB gene encoding trehalose-phosphatase, with translation MSEARSAAFTSTVEALDAKLREREELLLCVDFDGTLSPVVDDPQTATILPENRTALEALQSHPDVTVAVVSGRELSDVRSRVDLTGITYAGNHGLELRTEGTTKVHPVAKERKSDIGRLSAELRERFETVRGVHVEDKGQTLTVHHRRAADAHAERARRTVARLVGEFGGETLTVSGDEEIVEVRPAIDWDKGSIVSSLLRDHASCLPVFVGDARTDEAGFRAVERDGVGVRVGDPDDRPTAATEFVSDPAETAALLEWFRRTGVDRLAAPLEATQARQAGPTGASSPSPSPSDDRPDAADD
- a CDS encoding alpha,alpha-trehalose-phosphate synthase (UDP-forming), whose protein sequence is MAKTPPAESADDIRLETGDRIEPNGRADADETAESRHLVVVSNREPYQHHYEDDGSIDVEEPVGGLTAGLDPVVQKTRGDWVAWGDGDADAVVTDDEDCVAVPPGDERYTLRRVWLTDDEVSGYYYGYSNRVLWPLCHDLVDRIEMEPAYWDTYKSVNESFGRAAAERATEDSTVWIQDYHFCLAPKTIRERLPTGANMVQFWHIPWPAWDTFRVVPNPEELIEGLLANDVVGFHVERYRDNFLECAAQLDRTDVDREAGVVRIDGREVRVGAFPMGVDAERIESIADGFGRDDWADLAERYGIDPDTRVAVGVDRIDYTKGIPHRIDALETFWETHPEWRGELTFVQKSSHSRSQIPAYQEIAEDVCEAVQRVNERFGTDEWTPIVHVDDYLSQRELFGLYRHSDVALVSPLRDGMNLVAKEYAAAQVEEDGVLLLSEFAGAHEQMTEAIPINPYSPDGFAESIHDALTMPAGERRRRMRALRDHVREDDLDAWVADLLESAGLTATETLLAGGHDV
- a CDS encoding helix-turn-helix domain-containing protein — translated: MSTIASVELDVDEFALGRSLPTLENGELEVIRVAATNRDTLVPYVRVSADDFDSFGEALDEDPTVQEWRLVDDLGDERLYRMEWVEDILVVVHLLLDEEGVVLEMNGYQDGWRLRVLLPDRESLTETAQFCEGRNLTFVIKHIYEVTGSVGRGQYGLSKDQYEVLTTAMDQGYFDVPRSATMSDLAATLGISQQAVSERLRRGHKNLLESTLELGESSFGEPTKQHLE
- a CDS encoding LysE family translocator: MLEDSIILAFVPAALVLIVSPGPDSVYTLTRSVSDGRTVGVTAALGSSAGSIVHTTAAVLGLSAVLRTSAAAYTAVKLVGAAYLVYLGVQTLRRSEEFEITPDGTGYTPNESFKNALLINVLNPKVAIFFLAFLPQLVRPGGSTTLQLFVFGALFATLGFCYQALLAVFSARARRVITERELVRTVLRAASGSVLVGFGVRLALERRVSS
- a CDS encoding DEAD/DEAH box helicase yields the protein MKVASVVPEFADAFGFDEFNRMQREAAPAILERDDNVVAAAPTASGKTALAELAICRTLKNGGTALFVAPLRALTNEKEAEWERFESLGYSVYVVTGERDLNPRRAERADILVMTPEKTDSATRKHDSARYSFITDVDCVVIDEVHLLDSDTRGGVLEVTVSRLRRICDPRIVALSATMPNIEDVANWLDAPPETTFEFGDDYRPVDLHAGVKTYSHGDNAFADKYRRLYRALDLAEEHIRDGGQALVFVSSRQDTVRAAGKTRDELGKRDIPMGARGDYDFHNEAKELSNDSLRKAAPDGVGFHHAGLAKDDRDKVEEWFKEGKIQLLFSTSTLAWGVNLPARCVVIRDTKYHDPLEGEVDISPLDILQMLGRAGRPGYDDVGYGWVVCDRSDADKYRKLLREGKEIESRLAEDLDSHLNAEIAMGTIGDLEDVMSWLETTFFYQRARSKPDAYDFDGLRDRVRETLESLVARGFVEMGSDLSIEATTLGRLASKYYLRLDTARRFATLCERDTITDDSILETVAGAAEFHDVSARQSEMDAVNSVLRGVDTTLEDGPRKVFAILQASMSNSTPADLRSDAWVIRQNALRLLSALREFLDEFAGPRAANLARRVEARVEHGVSREAVALTAVDGIGPNRANKLATGGLRSPRDVAAAGAGELRSAGLSEGVAEQVVKNARNFPDVRISWGEFPDSIATGENRMCEVGIRNRAGGAAGAAVGVRVSAVADGGDEVEMTTKRTYLSDETTVHVGVFGAPADEVTYRVEVTFPDAPLHPITETRTVRVE